A window of candidate division KSB1 bacterium contains these coding sequences:
- a CDS encoding MoaD/ThiS family protein, with protein MKIKAKLFASLRKKLGKSECELDLSLGSRVLDAIRELNLSEKDSYVLMLNGIHCQMDQELTDGDVLSIFPMIAGG; from the coding sequence ATGAAAATCAAAGCCAAATTATTTGCATCTTTGAGGAAGAAGCTGGGCAAAAGCGAATGCGAATTAGATCTATCTTTGGGAAGCCGAGTTCTGGATGCGATCCGCGAATTGAACCTCTCGGAAAAAGATAGCTATGTGCTTATGCTCAATGGAATCCATTGTCAGATGGATCAGGAATTGACGGATGGGGATGTATTGAGCATCTTTCCTATGATTGCCGGTGGCTGA
- a CDS encoding aldehyde ferredoxin oxidoreductase family protein: protein MNGWMGKLLRVNLTERSVTEEPIDVEVWRKFLGGRGFGAWVLYHEVDHTVKPLDPENVLIFATGPLTGTTAATPGRFSVTTKSPLTGAITDANSGGKWGVYFKKCGYDALIVTGKADTPVYLTIFDDQIEIKDARQVWGKDVHETTDILEETEGKGTSVLCIGPAGENQVLIAAIMNDKDRALARAGVGAVMGSKNLKAIVAKGTKKIEIADPERMKFVTYEANKLVRAHPITSKGLPEFGTAVLVNIMNEAGIFPTRNYQDSQFEGAEKISGESITDQILIKKSGCWGCIIQCARKTRTRNEEGEGPEYESDWALGANCGIDDLEAITEANYLCNKLGLDTISTGGTIACAMELNQRGIVDTGIHFGEAHKLKEIIRKIAYREGIGAELALGSKRFAAKYGAEQYSMQVKGLELAAYDPRGAQGQGLAYAISNRGGCHLRGGFVIGPEILGAPRMIDRFASVGKAGQAVRHMDLGAAIDSMVVCRFSTYAANEFVWARLLEAVTGVPYRSQEVMLIGERIVNLEKLYNLREGFSRKDDTLPKRLLEEPIKSGPAKGRTVNLEPMLDEYYQFRGWDRNGVPQAKKLTELGLEGLING, encoded by the coding sequence ATGAACGGATGGATGGGAAAACTATTGCGAGTCAACTTGACGGAGCGATCTGTCACAGAAGAGCCGATCGATGTTGAAGTCTGGAGAAAATTTTTAGGCGGACGAGGCTTTGGTGCATGGGTTTTGTATCACGAGGTCGATCACACAGTTAAGCCGCTCGATCCAGAGAACGTTTTGATCTTTGCCACTGGGCCGCTCACTGGGACCACTGCTGCGACGCCAGGAAGATTCAGCGTAACGACGAAATCTCCATTGACTGGCGCGATCACCGATGCGAATTCCGGCGGCAAGTGGGGCGTTTACTTCAAAAAATGTGGCTATGATGCGTTAATCGTCACTGGCAAAGCGGATACGCCAGTGTATCTCACCATTTTCGACGATCAAATCGAAATAAAAGATGCAAGGCAGGTGTGGGGCAAAGATGTCCACGAGACGACCGACATTTTAGAAGAGACCGAGGGCAAAGGAACCAGCGTATTGTGCATCGGGCCGGCTGGGGAAAATCAGGTGTTGATTGCGGCAATCATGAACGATAAAGATCGGGCGCTGGCGCGGGCTGGTGTCGGTGCAGTGATGGGTTCGAAAAATCTCAAGGCCATCGTTGCTAAGGGCACCAAAAAGATCGAAATCGCTGATCCTGAGCGGATGAAATTTGTCACCTATGAGGCGAATAAGCTGGTTCGTGCCCATCCGATCACATCCAAGGGACTGCCAGAATTCGGTACTGCTGTGTTGGTCAATATTATGAACGAGGCAGGGATATTTCCCACGCGCAACTATCAGGACTCGCAATTCGAGGGGGCGGAGAAGATCTCGGGGGAATCGATCACCGATCAGATCTTGATCAAAAAATCGGGATGCTGGGGGTGCATCATCCAATGTGCTCGCAAGACCCGAACGCGCAACGAGGAAGGGGAGGGCCCTGAGTACGAATCGGATTGGGCGTTGGGTGCCAATTGTGGCATTGATGACCTCGAAGCGATTACTGAAGCAAATTACCTCTGCAATAAATTGGGGCTTGATACTATTTCGACAGGTGGGACCATCGCCTGTGCGATGGAGCTAAATCAGCGGGGCATCGTCGATACCGGTATTCATTTTGGTGAGGCGCACAAATTGAAAGAAATAATTCGAAAGATCGCATATCGCGAGGGCATCGGAGCAGAGCTTGCGCTTGGGTCGAAGCGGTTTGCTGCCAAATATGGCGCAGAGCAATATTCCATGCAAGTGAAAGGGCTGGAGCTGGCGGCTTACGATCCTCGCGGCGCTCAAGGCCAGGGGCTAGCGTACGCTATCTCCAATCGGGGTGGTTGTCATTTGCGCGGCGGATTTGTCATCGGTCCAGAGATCTTGGGGGCTCCGCGCATGATCGACCGATTCGCATCGGTGGGAAAAGCTGGACAGGCAGTCCGGCACATGGACTTGGGAGCGGCCATCGATTCTATGGTGGTGTGTCGTTTCTCCACGTATGCTGCCAATGAGTTTGTCTGGGCAAGATTATTGGAAGCGGTCACCGGCGTGCCATATCGTTCCCAAGAGGTGATGCTCATCGGCGAGCGGATCGTCAATCTCGAAAAGCTCTATAATCTTCGGGAAGGGTTCAGCCGCAAGGACGATACCCTTCCAAAACGGCTGTTGGAGGAACCCATAAAAAGCGGACCAGCCAAAGGCAGAACTGTCAATCTGGAACCGATGCTGGATGAATACTACCAATTCCGCGGTTGGGATCGAAATGGCGTACCCCAGGCAAAAAAGCTCACTGAACTTGGTTTGGAGGGATTGATCAATGGCTAA
- a CDS encoding aldolase: MAKEKYQDIIKEFQKIGRMIWEKELNNSHSGNMSMRIGDRILITRRGSMLGFLTENDIIETGLERNDSGISLTSTEVNVHRAIYKGTSCLAIVHTHPLTATALSLVQDEIIAIDVEGSYYLRKVPVLEFEFGTSSKEMEEELPKALKNYKIVMVRGHGAFAIGDFLEEALQYSHILESIARIVYMTKMLGGDLAKIQKAMYSTW; encoded by the coding sequence ATGGCTAAAGAAAAATATCAGGATATCATCAAAGAATTTCAAAAGATCGGCCGCATGATTTGGGAGAAAGAATTGAACAATTCTCATAGTGGCAATATGAGCATGCGAATCGGCGACCGAATTCTGATCACGCGACGCGGCTCGATGTTGGGATTTCTCACAGAAAACGACATCATCGAGACCGGGCTGGAGCGGAACGACAGCGGCATCTCGCTCACTTCCACCGAGGTCAACGTCCATCGGGCGATCTATAAGGGAACCTCCTGCCTCGCCATCGTTCATACCCATCCATTAACTGCTACCGCATTATCATTGGTGCAAGATGAAATTATCGCCATCGATGTGGAAGGTTCTTACTATCTCCGTAAAGTTCCGGTATTAGAGTTCGAGTTCGGCACTAGTTCCAAAGAGATGGAGGAAGAGCTGCCGAAAGCCTTAAAGAATTATAAAATCGTCATGGTGCGCGGCCATGGTGCTTTTGCCATCGGCGATTTTTTGGAAGAAGCACTGCAATATTCGCACATCTTGGAAAGCATCGCCCGGATCGTTTATATGACCAAAATGTTAGGCGGCGACCTGGCGAAAATCCAAAAAGCGATGTATTCAACGTGGTGA